One window of the Candidatus Zixiibacteriota bacterium genome contains the following:
- the atpH gene encoding ATP synthase F1 subunit delta, producing MIEGSLSRRYTKALFELAREGGREEAVGEEIDRFLSVYRGTPLQNVLNNPAFEIGRRRRILLEVGKSLQLSSLTVNFLALLLERDRLAYLPSMVASYRRLLNAARGRVEATVRASAPLSAGLLERLSERLSRLCGKQVILHERTDPELIGGLVVEMEGTVYDGSVRNQLEKMKQRIARGY from the coding sequence TCGAAGGCAGCCTCAGTCGCCGGTATACGAAGGCGCTGTTCGAGCTGGCTCGGGAGGGCGGCCGGGAAGAGGCGGTCGGCGAGGAGATCGATCGGTTCCTGAGCGTCTACAGGGGCACGCCGCTTCAAAACGTGCTCAACAACCCTGCGTTCGAGATCGGGCGCCGCCGGAGGATCCTGCTGGAGGTGGGCAAAAGCCTTCAGCTATCGTCGCTTACGGTGAATTTCCTCGCTCTTCTGCTGGAGCGGGACCGGCTCGCCTATCTGCCGTCGATGGTCGCCAGCTACCGTCGGTTGCTGAACGCGGCCAGGGGACGGGTGGAAGCCACGGTTCGGGCCAGCGCCCCGCTGTCGGCGGGACTGCTGGAGCGCCTGAGCGAGCGTCTGAGCAGGCTTTGCGGCAAGCAGGTGATCCTCCACGAACGTACCGACCCCGAGCTGATCGGCGGTCTCGTGGTCGAGATGGAGGGGACCGTTTACGACGGCAGCGTCCGCAACCAGCTGGAAAAAATGAAGCAGCGTATAGCGCGGGGCTACTAA